Part of the Halopenitus persicus genome is shown below.
CCTCAAGCTCGAGACGGACCGCGGTCCCTGAACGGAAATCGACGCACGGCGGTCGGTGGACCGCCTAACAGACGCCCGACGTGGGCCGCCGATCCGTCGATGTCGATGCGGTCGACCGTCGGTTCTCAGTCACCGTCCCGCCCGAAAGCGGGGCTTGTCGATGGACACCCGTTCCGACCGATCCTCCTGGCAGACGAGTAGCCGCCAGTTACGTTCAGCCTCGCTGGCCGTGGGGCGAGGTGACGTGTCGCCCGTCCGTGCGGGGCAACGGCCTTCGTGCGAGGCAACGGCCTCCGTGCGGGGCAACGGCCTCCGAACGGAGGATCCGAAGCCGACGTTCTTCGCCGTCGCAAAGTCGCTTAGCGACTTTGCTGCCCGTCGGATGTCATCCGACGACCGCGTTGGAGCCAGCTCCGCCGCGATCCACACCATCCGAGTTCCACTGCCGGTTCGCGGAGCACCGAGGCACCGCGTGTTCCCGACCACCGACGTGTGTCCGTCGTTGGTGTATACGTATATCGTATACACCACCCGATCGATCGGGATAGTTCGTCGCCCATCCGTTCGTGTCCCCGGTTCGATCGGGGCGGTCCCCGCGTGACCAGCCTACCTTACAACCGTATAGTTGTGATAATAGGGGCCGGCGTCGCTGAGGGACGGACGATCCGGCGGCCGTTTCCGTATACGCTCTCGTATACGGTTTCGTATACGCATAGCGGGAGCGACGTCCCCACACGTACCTCGTGACGGCGGATGGGGGAAGTCGCACGAAAAACGCGCCGGTGGACGCCGGATCGACGGCCGATCCGACCGCGTTCGGACGGCGTATTTCGAGGGATTACTGCAGTCGAACGGAAGTTACTGCACGACGCACGAAGTTATTGACGCTCGCGTTCGCGAAGCTCGGTCCGGCGGATCTTGCCCGTCTCGGTCCGCGGGAGGGACTCGACGAACTCGACCGCGCGAGGGTACTTGTATGGGGCGAGCGTGTCCTTGACGTGGTTCTGGATCGTCTCGACGAGCGCGTCGTCGCCCGTGACGTCCTCTGCGGTGACGACGAACGCCTTCACGATCTCGCCGCGCTCCTCGTGCGGGCTGCCCACGACGGCGACCTCCGCGACCTCCGCGACCTCCTCGACGACGGCCTCGACCTCCGGGCCGGGGATGTTGTATCCGCTGGAGACGATGAGGTCGTCGTTGCGGGACTTGTACTCGAAACGGCCGTCCTCGCGCTGGACGAAGATGTCGCCCGGCAGCGACCAGCCGTCCTCGACGGCGTCCTCCTGTTTTTCCGGTCGATTCCAGTACTCGACGCCGGTCGGGCCGCGAACGGCCAGCAGTCCGGCCTCGCCGCGTTCACACTCCTCGCCCGTGTCCGGGTCGATGATCTTCGCCTCGTAGCCGGGGACCGCGAACCCGGTCGCGCTCGGGTCGATCTCCTCGTCGTGCCGGTGGCTGATGAAGATGTGGAGCATCTCCGTGGTGCCGATCCCGTCGAGGAGCTTGATGCCGTACTCCTCCTTGACGTTCTCGAAGGTGGTCGGCGTGAGCGGCTCGCCGGCGCTGAGCCCGAGCCGGAGCGAGGAGAGGTCGTACTCCTCGGTGGCGTCCGGGTGCTGGGAGAGCATCTGGTTGTAGCCGGTCGGGATCGAACACATCACGGTGATGCCGTGATCCTCGGTGGCCTCGAGGAGGTCCTCCGGCGAGGCGTTCTCGACGAGGCTCACGCTCGCGCCGAAGCGGAGCGGGAACGTGACCAGGTCCCCGTAGCCGTACGCGAACGGCAGGGGCGGGTTGCCGCCGAAGACGTCGTCGGCGGTCGGCTCGATGCAGTAGCGTGCGTACCCGTCCGCCGTCGCGAGGACGTGCCGGTGGGTGTGGATCGCACCCTTCGGCCGACCGGTCGTGCCGCTCGTGTACAGCATCAGAGCCAGGTCGTCGCGCTCGGTGGGGTACGCCTCGAGTTCGGGGCTGGCGTCCGCGAGGAGCTCGTCGTAGTCGTGATGGTCGTGTTCGACGCCGTTGCGCTGGGCCACGATCACGTCCTCGACGGTGTCGAGGTCGGGCAGCGCGTTATTGACCTCCTCGAGTAGGTCGTCGTAGACGACGACCGTCGACGCCTCGGCGTTGTCGATGATGTACCGCAGTTCCTTGGCGCGCAGTAGCTTCATCGACGGGAGCGCGACCGCGCCGATCTTCTGGACCGCCAGACAGGTGACGATGGCTTCGGGACGGTTCGGGAACCGGGCGACGACGCGGTCGCCGGCCTCGACGCCGAGGTCGGACAGCGCGTTCCCCATCCGGTTGACACGCTCCTGCAGCTCGGCGTAGGTGATCTCCTCGTCCTCGAAGTGGATCGCCACGGCGTCGCCGTGACCGTTGCGCACGTGGACGTCGACGAGCTGTTCGGCGGCGTTGATCTCCTGCGTGTAGTGGAGTTCCGGGAGCGGGTGGATGTAATCCGGTCGGTCCGACTCGTCCGGAAGGTACTCCTGTGGTACTGATGGCTGCATCTACCCTATCTCATGATAGTTCGTCGCGTTATACTTGTTGGTTTTCCCCAGCCATATTTGCCGCCTCATCCGGCAACCATTGCTCCCGTTTCGGGCGGCGCGGGGCAACCCACGTCGAGGCGGTCACACCTCCTCGCGATCGGCGGAAGGTATAAACGCCTCAACGGACCACCGGTCGATATGGACGTCGTATCGCGACCGCCGAGCGCGTCGAGTGGAGTCGAACCGCCGGTCCCCGTCGGTCGATCCCGGGGATGCGGACGACGGCGATGATGGCCGAGTTCGATACCGAGCGCGTGCACGAGGAAGTCCGCATCGAGCGCCTCGCCGGGCGTGACGGCAGGAGCGGCCGGAACACGGAGCGCGACGGGGACCGCCGCGGTCGCGTCGCCAGGCTGGTGATGGAGCGAGGCGACCGCCGGCTGAACGTGTTCCGGCCGCCCAAGCTCGAGGCGATGGCCGCGGCGGTCGAGGCGCTGGCCGACGAGGTCGACTGCCTGGTAGTGTACGGCGAGGGTGAGTTCTCCGCGGGCGCGGACCTGGAGTTCATCCGCGAGGCGCCGGCGGAGATGCGGCCGGTCACGATCGACACCATCGCGGCGGCCTCGAGCCGGTACATCCGCGCCGTTCGGGAGTTTCCCGGACCGGTGATCTCCGCCGTGACCGGGGTCGCGGCCGGCGGCGGGCTCGGCTTCATGCTCGCGTCGGACCTCAACTACCTCCACGAGTCGGCGACGCTGGACACCGCCTTCGCTCGGATCGGCCTGACGCCGGACAACGCCATCTCCTTCTTCCTCGTCAAGACGGTCGGCCCGTACAAGGCCCGCGAGCTGCTGTTCGATCCCGAACCGATCGACGCAGCG
Proteins encoded:
- a CDS encoding acyl-CoA synthetase → MQPSVPQEYLPDESDRPDYIHPLPELHYTQEINAAEQLVDVHVRNGHGDAVAIHFEDEEITYAELQERVNRMGNALSDLGVEAGDRVVARFPNRPEAIVTCLAVQKIGAVALPSMKLLRAKELRYIIDNAEASTVVVYDDLLEEVNNALPDLDTVEDVIVAQRNGVEHDHHDYDELLADASPELEAYPTERDDLALMLYTSGTTGRPKGAIHTHRHVLATADGYARYCIEPTADDVFGGNPPLPFAYGYGDLVTFPLRFGASVSLVENASPEDLLEATEDHGITVMCSIPTGYNQMLSQHPDATEEYDLSSLRLGLSAGEPLTPTTFENVKEEYGIKLLDGIGTTEMLHIFISHRHDEEIDPSATGFAVPGYEAKIIDPDTGEECERGEAGLLAVRGPTGVEYWNRPEKQEDAVEDGWSLPGDIFVQREDGRFEYKSRNDDLIVSSGYNIPGPEVEAVVEEVAEVAEVAVVGSPHEERGEIVKAFVVTAEDVTGDDALVETIQNHVKDTLAPYKYPRAVEFVESLPRTETGKIRRTELRERERQ
- a CDS encoding enoyl-CoA hydratase/isomerase family protein, producing MAEFDTERVHEEVRIERLAGRDGRSGRNTERDGDRRGRVARLVMERGDRRLNVFRPPKLEAMAAAVEALADEVDCLVVYGEGEFSAGADLEFIREAPAEMRPVTIDTIAAASSRYIRAVREFPGPVISAVTGVAAGGGLGFMLASDLNYLHESATLDTAFARIGLTPDNAISFFLVKTVGPYKARELLFDPEPIDAAEAVDLGFANAAYGGSAEAFLETVTDRARELAAGPTDVHAETKTLVDASYEGRLSQHLEQERTAIKRMSGTDTFDEGLDAFLEGRDPEWD